The Cyanobacterium stanieri LEGE 03274 genome window below encodes:
- the holA gene encoding DNA polymerase III subunit delta produces MPIYYYWGEDDFAMNRAIALIKEDKIDSNWVQFNYEKINGDKEDNIKQALMEVMTPPFGNGDRLVWLNNTTICQTCSEELLSILKNTLQQIPETSHLLFTSRKKPDARIKSTKLINQYTQIKEFSLIPIWQTDILIKRVEETAQEKNIKLTPPAIQTLATCVGNDSRLLWQELDKLALYQGDNPQPISQETVNALVNVSNQNSLQLAQAILKQDTGKALQLAQELINLNEPALRIVATLVGQFRTWAMVKTIIESGEKDEKKIATQADVGNPKRIYFLKKEVSHISAQKLQSTLPILLNLELSLKRGEIPLNALQKAIIQLTNL; encoded by the coding sequence ATGCCAATTTATTATTATTGGGGTGAAGATGATTTTGCCATGAATCGGGCGATCGCCCTTATAAAAGAAGATAAAATAGACTCAAATTGGGTACAGTTTAACTATGAAAAAATTAACGGTGATAAAGAAGATAACATCAAACAAGCCTTGATGGAAGTTATGACTCCTCCCTTCGGTAATGGCGATCGCCTTGTATGGTTAAATAATACAACCATATGTCAAACCTGTAGCGAAGAATTACTATCAATCCTCAAAAACACCCTACAACAAATCCCAGAAACCAGTCATCTTCTATTCACCAGTCGAAAAAAACCCGATGCCCGAATCAAAAGCACCAAATTAATCAATCAATATACCCAAATCAAAGAATTTTCCCTTATCCCCATCTGGCAAACCGATATTTTAATCAAAAGAGTAGAAGAAACAGCCCAAGAAAAAAATATTAAACTAACTCCCCCCGCCATCCAAACCCTTGCCACCTGTGTCGGTAACGACAGTCGCTTACTATGGCAAGAATTAGACAAACTCGCCCTCTACCAAGGAGACAACCCCCAACCCATCTCCCAAGAAACCGTTAACGCCCTAGTTAACGTCAGTAACCAAAACAGCCTCCAACTAGCCCAAGCAATTCTAAAACAAGACACAGGGAAAGCCCTGCAACTGGCCCAAGAATTAATTAATTTAAATGAACCAGCCCTCCGAATAGTTGCTACCCTAGTAGGACAATTTCGCACTTGGGCTATGGTAAAAACCATCATCGAATCAGGGGAAAAAGACGAAAAAAAAATCGCTACCCAAGCCGATGTTGGCAATCCCAAAAGAATCTATTTCCTCAAAAAAGAAGTCAGTCACATCAGCGCCCAGAAACTACAATCAACCTTACCCATTCTCCTCAACCTAGAATTAAGTTTAAAAAGAGGAGAAATCCCCCTCAATGCCCTACAAAAAGCCATCATTCAATTAACCAATTTATAA
- a CDS encoding ferredoxin produces MFDEQNIPETSGFEPELGGVWRDNPERTGFEPELGGSVRQRGVYVDEVTCIGCKNCVHVAPNTFYIEDNFGRSRVYNQNGDEEDIIQEAMDTCPVDCIHWLDYTQVRQKEEERKYQEVRPLGYPQVFYPKKDKKRK; encoded by the coding sequence ATGTTTGATGAACAAAATATTCCCGAAACCAGTGGCTTTGAGCCTGAATTGGGAGGGGTTTGGCGTGATAACCCTGAAAGGACTGGTTTTGAACCTGAGTTGGGGGGGAGTGTTCGTCAAAGGGGGGTTTATGTGGATGAGGTGACTTGTATTGGTTGTAAAAATTGCGTTCATGTTGCCCCTAATACTTTTTATATTGAGGATAATTTTGGGCGCTCTAGGGTGTATAACCAAAATGGAGATGAGGAGGATATTATTCAAGAGGCTATGGACACTTGCCCTGTGGATTGTATTCATTGGTTAGATTATACCCAAGTGCGGCAGAAGGAGGAGGAAAGAAAGTATCAGGAGGTACGCCCCCTTGGTTATCCTCAGGTTTTTTATCCTAAAAAGGACAAGAAAAGGAAATAG
- a CDS encoding TIGR00266 family protein, which produces MECSIRYRPAFATIFVTLQPREKITAEAGAMVSMDGGITIKTEFSGGFFPALMRRFFGGESLFVNVFQNNTNVPQTLVLSQAMIGDIEHKKLSSKPFCLQPGAYIAHTPGAKMGVRWAGFSSWFAGEGLFKLQFTGKGQVLFGSYGGLTQKEVSGDFVVDNSHLVAYEGDLKMNIGLSGNLLSSMTSGEGFVNRITGRGTIYLQSRSISGLVGFLRPKVR; this is translated from the coding sequence GTGGAATGTAGTATTCGTTATCGCCCCGCCTTTGCCACTATTTTTGTAACCCTACAACCTAGGGAAAAAATTACCGCCGAGGCAGGAGCAATGGTTAGTATGGATGGGGGAATAACTATTAAAACCGAGTTTTCTGGTGGTTTTTTCCCTGCCCTGATGCGTAGGTTTTTTGGTGGAGAATCTTTGTTTGTGAATGTTTTCCAGAATAACACCAATGTCCCTCAAACCCTAGTGTTAAGTCAGGCTATGATTGGCGACATTGAACATAAAAAACTAAGTTCAAAACCTTTTTGTTTGCAACCTGGGGCTTATATTGCCCATACTCCTGGGGCTAAAATGGGAGTGCGTTGGGCTGGTTTTTCTAGTTGGTTTGCGGGGGAAGGGTTGTTTAAACTGCAATTTACGGGTAAAGGGCAGGTTTTATTTGGCTCTTATGGTGGTTTGACTCAAAAGGAAGTTAGTGGCGATTTTGTGGTGGATAATAGCCATTTGGTTGCCTATGAGGGTGATTTGAAAATGAATATTGGTTTATCGGGAAATCTACTCTCCTCCATGACTTCGGGGGAAGGTTTTGTTAATCGGATTACGGGAAGGGGTACTATTTATCTTCAATCTCGTAGTATTTCTGGTTTGGTTGGTTTTTTACGTCCTAAAGTTCGTTAA
- a CDS encoding DUF2997 domain-containing protein encodes MAMETLEFIIYPDGRVKERVTGIVGKSCEEVTRAIEEQLGVVISSQKTSDYYQQKIESENQIQNQNW; translated from the coding sequence ATGGCAATGGAAACTTTAGAATTTATTATTTATCCTGATGGTAGGGTAAAAGAAAGGGTTACTGGTATTGTGGGGAAGTCTTGTGAGGAGGTGACTAGGGCGATCGAAGAACAGTTGGGCGTTGTCATTTCTAGCCAAAAAACATCGGATTATTACCAACAAAAAATCGAATCTGAAAATCAAATTCAGAATCAGAATTGGTAA
- a CDS encoding lipid-A-disaccharide synthase-related protein produces the protein MKKVLFISNGHGEDLNGSLIAEALKKIDPNLIIDTFPIVGQGKSYLNKGFNVVAPILTMPSGGMFYLNPRNFVKDLWAGLLGLTFKQILTLFKLRKNYDIFVAIGDIVPLLFCFLIRKKFFIFLVAYSSYYEGKLGLPLFSRFFLNSSLCLGVFTKDNFTAQDLQKQGIKRVSCYGYPIMDALKINSNKMGFNVQSQTLNDDSNPSMIALLPGSRVPEAVNNLQLQIQVCERLVHLSSKPWRFCGALVTDIIYSDVAKIAKDLGWNFYFSNDFKKSKKNNYISLKEKPEKLILTKNINEQNVTIELFYNSFAEILISSDLILGMAGTAIEQGVGLGKPVVQIIGGGPQFTYRFAEAQMRYLGLNIRTVTEFRDLDLMFSQGAREIMEIMEDSQYLADCRENGLERIGSAGASRAIAHSIISTIRD, from the coding sequence ATGAAAAAGGTATTATTTATTAGTAATGGTCATGGGGAAGATTTAAATGGCAGTTTAATCGCTGAGGCTTTAAAAAAAATTGATCCTAATTTAATTATTGATACTTTTCCTATTGTGGGGCAGGGTAAAAGTTATCTTAATAAGGGTTTTAATGTGGTTGCACCTATTTTAACTATGCCCTCTGGGGGAATGTTTTATCTCAATCCTCGTAATTTTGTCAAAGATTTATGGGCGGGTTTATTGGGATTAACTTTTAAACAAATTTTAACTTTATTTAAACTCAGAAAAAACTATGATATTTTTGTGGCAATTGGGGATATAGTACCTTTATTATTCTGTTTTTTAATTAGAAAAAAGTTTTTTATTTTTTTAGTTGCTTATTCTAGTTATTATGAAGGTAAATTGGGCTTACCTTTATTTAGTCGTTTTTTCTTAAATTCTTCTTTATGTTTAGGGGTTTTTACGAAGGATAATTTCACGGCTCAAGATTTACAAAAACAGGGTATTAAGAGGGTTAGTTGTTATGGTTATCCGATTATGGATGCGTTAAAAATTAACTCGAATAAGATGGGTTTTAATGTTCAAAGTCAAACTTTAAATGACGACTCAAACCCTTCTATGATAGCTCTTTTACCAGGTAGTAGAGTACCTGAAGCGGTGAATAATTTACAATTACAAATTCAAGTTTGTGAAAGGTTAGTGCATCTTTCTTCAAAGCCATGGCGGTTTTGTGGGGCTTTGGTGACGGATATTATTTATAGTGATGTGGCGAAAATTGCCAAAGATTTGGGTTGGAATTTTTATTTTTCTAATGATTTTAAAAAAAGTAAAAAAAATAATTATATTTCCTTAAAAGAAAAGCCAGAAAAATTAATTTTAACTAAAAATATTAATGAGCAAAATGTTACTATTGAGTTATTTTATAATAGTTTTGCCGAGATTTTAATTAGCAGTGATTTGATTTTAGGAATGGCTGGAACTGCCATAGAACAAGGAGTTGGTTTAGGTAAACCCGTAGTACAAATTATTGGTGGAGGCCCTCAATTTACTTATCGTTTTGCCGAGGCTCAAATGCGTTATTTAGGGCTTAATATTCGTACGGTAACTGAGTTTCGGGATTTAGATTTGATGTTTAGTCAGGGGGCAAGGGAGATTATGGAAATTATGGAAGATAGTCAGTATTTAGCTGATTGTCGGGAGAATGGATTGGAAAGAATTGGTTCTGCGGGGGCTTCAAGGGCGATCGCCCATAGTATAATCTCAACCATTAGGGATTAA
- a CDS encoding aldo/keto reductase: protein MLYRRFGRTELQMPVFSCGGMRYQYKWQDVPQKDIPQDNQDNLEAVIKRSIELGINHIETARGYGTSEMQLGRILPQFPREDLIIQTKVSPQSDSRKFRETFDKSLAYLQLDYVDLLGIHGINTPELLEMTIKKGGCLDEVRKLQAEGKVKYVGFSTHGDTHLIIDTIKTNQFDYVNLHWYWINQENWAAIAEANKLDMGVFIISPSNKGGLLYQPSPKLRELCQPLSPMVFNNLFCLSHAPVHTLSLGAAKPEDFDEHLNTLPLLEKANVLLPPIIERLENEAKKVLGEKWLKTWRRGLPSYKETPGNINISTILWLRNLALAYDMVEYGKMRYNLLGNGGHWFPGQKADKLQGLDLTSCLQKSPYGEQIPRLLAEAESLLGGQEVKRLSQS, encoded by the coding sequence ATGCTGTATCGTAGATTTGGTAGAACAGAATTACAAATGCCCGTATTTTCCTGTGGAGGAATGCGCTACCAATATAAATGGCAAGATGTACCCCAAAAAGATATACCCCAAGACAATCAAGATAACTTAGAAGCCGTTATCAAACGTAGTATTGAGCTTGGTATTAATCACATCGAAACCGCAAGGGGTTATGGCACATCAGAAATGCAGTTAGGGCGTATTTTACCCCAATTTCCCAGAGAAGATTTAATCATTCAAACCAAGGTATCTCCCCAAAGTGATAGTCGTAAATTTAGGGAAACTTTTGATAAATCCTTAGCATATCTACAACTAGACTATGTGGATTTATTGGGCATCCATGGTATTAATACCCCCGAATTACTGGAAATGACCATAAAAAAAGGGGGTTGTCTTGATGAGGTGCGTAAACTACAGGCAGAAGGAAAAGTCAAATATGTTGGATTTTCTACCCATGGCGACACCCATTTAATCATAGATACCATTAAAACCAACCAGTTTGACTATGTAAATTTACACTGGTATTGGATTAATCAAGAAAATTGGGCAGCCATTGCAGAAGCTAATAAACTAGATATGGGGGTATTTATTATCAGCCCTTCTAATAAGGGTGGTTTATTATATCAACCTTCTCCAAAGTTAAGGGAATTATGTCAACCCCTTAGCCCCATGGTATTTAATAATTTATTTTGTTTATCCCATGCCCCAGTGCATACCCTTAGTTTAGGGGCGGCAAAACCAGAGGATTTTGATGAGCATCTCAACACTTTACCATTATTAGAAAAGGCTAATGTTTTATTACCTCCTATCATTGAAAGATTGGAAAATGAGGCTAAGAAAGTTTTAGGGGAAAAATGGTTAAAGACATGGCGCCGAGGTTTGCCTAGTTATAAGGAAACCCCCGGAAATATTAATATATCTACCATTTTATGGTTACGTAATCTCGCCCTTGCTTATGACATGGTGGAATATGGCAAAATGCGTTATAACCTTTTGGGTAATGGGGGGCATTGGTTTCCCGGGCAAAAGGCTGATAAGTTACAGGGCTTGGATTTAACTTCTTGTTTACAAAAAAGCCCCTATGGTGAGCAAATTCCCCGTCTTCTGGCGGAAGCGGAGTCTTTGTTGGGGGGGCAAGAGGTTAAACGTCTATCTCAAAGTTAA
- the metE gene encoding 5-methyltetrahydropteroyltriglutamate--homocysteine S-methyltransferase, which yields MTNKSNSLTTLTLGYPRIGEKREVKKALESYWAKKISSDELYTTIEDIEKSNWQKQIDAGIDLIAVGDMSLYDHILDWTVYLGLIPSRFKSFTGLQQYFAMARGADGIPALEMTKWFDTNYHYLVPEIEADCQPCNNFQGFLNQVKRGQNILVKSANPIIISPVTLVALSRYEGSLRENVEKLLPLYQSLLEELKGYGITEIQIHEPILVTDETAEVKEATIKTYEIFNQVGLAINLVTYFEDLGNNYGWVINLPVEAISLDFTRGNNLDLLQKYGFPSDKRLGVGIVDARNVWQVNYAQVQDVLETVKTVTTNISIQPSASLQFVPLDVEREVNLPAHLRNILSFAQQKLIELKMLSTEGNGQFWQEKNDKWQSFKALAPHRPGVQEKVKGLTVEDFQRTLSYEERIKQQIKLPIFPTTTIGSFPQTKKLRRLRLNYKKGELSLQEYQEAIDKEIAECIKLQEDIGLDVLVHGEFERTDMVEFFGQRLSGFAFTDSGWVQSYGSRYVRPPIIFGDVERNEPMTIREFKIAQALTDKPVKGMLTGPVTMLNWSFPRADISRKHQAFQIALALQAEVADLQEAGALIIQMDEPAFREGLPLKTALWADYLTWAVDAFRLASAIALPVTQIHTHMCYSEFGDIIKDIEKMDADVISIENSRSNNRTLEEVTTAGYNHQIGNGVYDIHSPVVPSIQQMVKQLEEGIKNLPLQQIWVNPDCGLKTRHWNEVIPALTNMVEATKIIRQQAEK from the coding sequence ATGACAAATAAATCAAATTCATTGACTACATTAACTCTCGGATACCCTCGCATTGGCGAAAAAAGAGAAGTAAAAAAAGCCTTAGAATCCTATTGGGCAAAGAAAATTAGTTCTGATGAACTATATACCACCATTGAAGACATTGAAAAATCGAATTGGCAAAAACAAATAGATGCGGGGATTGATTTAATTGCCGTGGGGGATATGAGTTTATATGATCATATCTTAGACTGGACTGTTTATTTGGGTTTAATTCCTTCTCGTTTTAAGTCTTTTACTGGTTTACAACAATATTTTGCCATGGCCCGGGGCGCTGATGGTATTCCGGCCTTAGAAATGACAAAATGGTTTGACACTAACTATCATTACCTTGTCCCTGAAATTGAGGCAGATTGTCAACCCTGTAATAATTTTCAAGGGTTTTTAAATCAAGTAAAACGAGGGCAAAATATTTTAGTAAAAAGTGCTAACCCTATTATTATTAGCCCTGTAACCCTCGTTGCCCTTAGTAGATATGAGGGTAGTTTGAGAGAAAATGTAGAGAAATTATTGCCTTTATATCAATCTTTATTGGAGGAGTTAAAGGGTTATGGCATCACAGAAATACAAATTCATGAGCCTATTTTAGTTACCGATGAAACCGCAGAGGTAAAAGAAGCGACTATCAAAACCTATGAAATTTTTAACCAAGTGGGTTTAGCCATTAATTTAGTGACTTATTTTGAGGATTTGGGTAATAACTATGGTTGGGTAATTAATTTACCCGTTGAAGCCATCAGTCTCGATTTCACGAGGGGTAATAATTTAGATTTACTGCAAAAGTATGGATTTCCCAGCGATAAACGTTTGGGGGTAGGTATTGTTGATGCGCGTAATGTGTGGCAGGTTAATTATGCACAGGTGCAGGATGTTTTAGAAACGGTTAAAACTGTTACTACTAATATCAGTATTCAACCTTCGGCTTCCTTGCAGTTTGTGCCTTTGGATGTGGAAAGGGAGGTTAATTTACCAGCGCACCTTAGAAATATCCTTAGTTTTGCCCAACAAAAATTAATTGAGCTAAAAATGCTTTCAACGGAAGGAAATGGGCAATTTTGGCAAGAAAAGAATGACAAATGGCAATCATTTAAGGCTTTAGCCCCCCATCGCCCTGGGGTGCAAGAAAAGGTTAAGGGTTTAACGGTGGAAGATTTCCAGCGCACTTTATCCTATGAAGAAAGAATTAAGCAACAAATAAAGTTACCAATTTTCCCCACCACCACCATCGGCTCGTTTCCTCAAACCAAGAAGCTGAGAAGGTTACGACTAAATTATAAAAAAGGAGAATTAAGTTTACAAGAATATCAAGAAGCCATTGACAAGGAAATCGCTGAATGTATTAAATTACAAGAAGATATTGGCTTAGATGTGTTAGTTCATGGGGAATTTGAGCGCACCGACATGGTAGAATTCTTTGGACAACGGTTGTCTGGTTTTGCTTTCACCGACTCGGGTTGGGTACAAAGTTACGGTAGTCGTTATGTGCGCCCCCCCATTATTTTTGGGGATGTGGAAAGAAACGAACCCATGACCATCAGGGAGTTTAAAATCGCTCAAGCCCTTACGGATAAACCTGTTAAGGGGATGTTAACTGGCCCTGTTACCATGTTAAATTGGTCATTTCCCCGCGCTGATATTTCCCGTAAACATCAAGCCTTCCAAATTGCTTTGGCACTTCAAGCAGAGGTGGCTGATTTACAAGAGGCTGGGGCGTTAATCATTCAAATGGATGAACCTGCCTTCAGGGAAGGATTACCCCTAAAAACCGCTCTCTGGGCTGATTATCTCACATGGGCAGTGGATGCTTTTCGGTTAGCCAGTGCGATCGCCCTTCCTGTAACACAGATACATACTCATATGTGCTATTCTGAATTTGGAGATATTATCAAAGACATCGAAAAAATGGATGCTGACGTTATCTCTATCGAAAATAGCCGTAGCAATAATCGCACCCTCGAGGAAGTAACCACCGCAGGATATAACCACCAAATCGGCAATGGAGTATATGATATTCATAGCCCCGTAGTGCCTTCGATTCAACAAATGGTAAAACAATTAGAAGAAGGAATTAAAAATCTACCCTTACAACAAATTTGGGTAAATCCCGATTGTGGCTTAAAAACCCGTCATTGGAATGAAGTTATTCCCGCCCTAACCAATATGGTAGAAGCCACTAAAATTATTCGTCAACAAGCCGAAAAATAA
- a CDS encoding TIGR00266 family protein gives MNIETLQQPDSAIAKITLDAQEELLAEAGSMIAMSDFINVSTTLRQGKGGGILGGLKRMMAGESLFLSVFRCYQPNGEIYLAPHLMGDILVYEMMGNELVVQSGSYLACASGVDIELGFQGFKSLFSGESVFWLQVSGSGPIILTSFGGIYEIDVDGEYVVDTGNIVAFEKTLDFRITKASSSLIGSFLGGEGLVCRFSGRGKLFCQTHSPKSFGTTIGPKLPPR, from the coding sequence ATGAATATTGAAACTTTACAACAGCCCGACAGTGCGATCGCCAAGATAACCCTCGATGCTCAAGAGGAGTTACTAGCCGAGGCGGGAAGCATGATTGCCATGAGCGATTTTATCAATGTTAGTACCACCCTCAGGCAAGGAAAGGGAGGAGGTATTTTAGGGGGTTTAAAAAGAATGATGGCAGGGGAATCATTATTTCTTAGTGTTTTTCGATGCTATCAACCCAATGGAGAAATTTATCTTGCCCCCCATCTGATGGGAGATATATTGGTTTATGAAATGATGGGCAATGAATTGGTAGTGCAATCAGGCTCTTATTTGGCTTGTGCTTCGGGGGTAGATATTGAATTGGGTTTTCAGGGTTTTAAATCATTGTTTTCGGGAGAATCTGTTTTTTGGTTACAAGTAAGCGGTAGCGGCCCAATTATTCTTACTTCTTTTGGTGGTATCTATGAAATAGATGTGGATGGGGAATATGTGGTTGATACGGGAAATATTGTGGCTTTTGAAAAAACTTTAGATTTCCGCATTACTAAAGCTAGTTCTAGTTTAATAGGTTCTTTTTTGGGGGGTGAGGGTTTAGTTTGTCGTTTTAGTGGGCGAGGAAAACTATTTTGTCAAACCCATAGTCCAAAGAGTTTTGGTACTACCATTGGCCCTAAATTACCTCCTAGATAA
- a CDS encoding DUF1257 domain-containing protein, which produces MSHFSSIKTQIRNLTSLKSALNDLKIDWKEGPSEVRGYQGQTSKADLVIAQENNYDIGFSWNGQHYELVADLQYWQQPWTVDGFLQRVTQNYALHTVLTESSQQGFAVTEQQKNEDGSIRLVVQRWS; this is translated from the coding sequence ATGTCACATTTTAGTAGCATCAAGACGCAAATTCGCAATCTAACTTCTCTCAAATCTGCCTTAAATGACCTCAAAATTGATTGGAAGGAGGGCCCTTCTGAGGTTCGTGGTTATCAGGGGCAAACCAGTAAGGCTGATTTGGTCATTGCACAGGAAAACAATTATGATATTGGTTTTAGCTGGAATGGTCAACATTATGAGTTAGTGGCTGATTTACAATACTGGCAACAGCCTTGGACTGTTGATGGGTTTTTACAGCGTGTAACTCAGAATTATGCTTTACATACTGTTTTGACGGAGTCTAGCCAACAGGGGTTTGCTGTGACTGAGCAACAAAAGAATGAGGATGGCTCTATCCGTTTAGTGGTACAGCGTTGGAGTTAG
- a CDS encoding GAF domain-containing sensor histidine kinase, with translation MKIAPKPDNEQERINALLAYDILDTEFEQVYDELTELASSICQTPIALISLIDENRQWFKSRVGLEARETNRDIAFCSHAILKQEEVLIVEDATKDERFADNPLVLKNPSIRFYAGAPLITPNGFALGTLCAIDTKPKTLTAAQEKALKILAKQVISQLELRLSFKKLQTYSTELRQINAGKDRFFSIIAHDLKSPFNAMLGFAEILHKDVDNLDDEQIKEISSDIYSTGKSTLKLLDNLLQWSMLETGNLSWRPKRLNLREVVEEVLELLSGTAFHKKIILVNEVSPDINIYGDLIMLESVIQNLVNNAIKFSHMGEKITITCELENNNLVRVIVADSGVGMTQEQMNRLFEIEYTATKLGTEGEKGTGLGLLLCKEFVHRNGGSFRVESDLHQGSRFSFTIPRI, from the coding sequence ATGAAAATCGCCCCAAAACCCGACAACGAACAAGAGCGTATCAATGCCCTTCTTGCCTACGATATTTTAGACACCGAATTCGAGCAAGTTTATGACGAACTCACCGAATTAGCCTCCTCCATCTGTCAAACCCCCATCGCCCTTATTAGCCTCATCGATGAAAATAGACAGTGGTTTAAATCGAGGGTAGGATTAGAAGCCAGGGAAACTAATCGCGATATTGCTTTCTGTAGCCATGCCATTTTAAAACAAGAAGAAGTTTTAATCGTTGAAGATGCTACCAAAGATGAACGTTTCGCCGATAACCCCTTAGTCTTAAAAAATCCCTCCATTCGTTTCTATGCAGGAGCGCCCCTTATCACCCCCAATGGTTTCGCCCTAGGTACATTATGCGCCATCGACACCAAACCCAAAACCTTAACCGCCGCCCAAGAAAAAGCCCTCAAAATCTTAGCAAAACAAGTCATTAGCCAATTAGAACTTCGGCTATCATTTAAAAAACTACAAACTTACTCCACAGAATTAAGACAAATTAACGCAGGAAAAGACCGTTTTTTCTCCATCATTGCCCATGACTTAAAATCCCCCTTTAATGCCATGCTTGGGTTTGCCGAAATTCTCCATAAAGACGTTGATAATTTAGACGACGAACAAATAAAAGAAATCAGCTCAGACATATATAGTACAGGTAAATCTACCCTAAAACTATTAGATAACCTTTTACAATGGTCTATGCTAGAAACAGGCAATTTATCTTGGCGCCCTAAAAGACTTAATCTTCGTGAAGTAGTAGAAGAAGTTTTAGAGTTACTTTCTGGCACAGCCTTTCACAAAAAAATTATTTTAGTCAATGAAGTTAGCCCCGATATTAATATTTACGGCGATTTAATTATGCTCGAGTCAGTGATTCAAAATTTAGTGAATAACGCTATCAAATTTAGCCACATGGGGGAAAAAATTACTATTACCTGTGAGTTAGAAAATAATAACCTAGTTAGGGTGATAGTAGCTGATTCAGGGGTTGGTATGACTCAAGAGCAAATGAATCGTTTATTTGAAATAGAATATACCGCCACTAAATTAGGTACGGAAGGGGAAAAAGGTACAGGGTTAGGATTACTGTTATGTAAAGAATTTGTCCATCGCAACGGTGGCTCTTTTAGGGTTGAATCAGACTTACATCAAGGTTCTCGCTTTAGTTTTACCATTCCTCGAATTTAA
- the proB gene encoding glutamate 5-kinase — protein MSQTIVIKIGTSSLTIPETGSLALSTIATLVETLTNLRQKGYNIILVSSGAVGVGCGRLGISKRPQNLNQKQAIAAVGQGRLIRIYDDLFNNLGQPIAQILLTRHDFKERSSYVNASNTFRALLDLGVIPVVNENDTVATDELKFGDNDTLSALVASLVDADWLFLLTDVDKLYSADPRLVPSATPIDLVARHELSNLDIDVGDSGTNWGTGGMVTKITAARIATGAGVTTVITNGKNPTNILDILAGRAIGTRFEPQPRPENARKRWIINGLVSKGKIYLDNGATKAICEQGKSLLSAGILAIEGDFNSADAVDLYAPDNLPVARGIVNYSSNELQLIKGKKSQKIYEILGYEGAQTVIHRDNLVVID, from the coding sequence ATGAGTCAAACCATCGTTATTAAAATTGGTACTTCTAGTTTAACAATTCCGGAAACGGGAAGCCTTGCCCTATCCACCATTGCTACCCTCGTCGAAACCCTCACCAATCTAAGACAAAAGGGTTATAACATCATTTTAGTTTCCTCAGGCGCAGTGGGGGTTGGTTGCGGTAGATTAGGCATCTCTAAACGCCCCCAAAATTTAAATCAAAAACAAGCTATTGCAGCGGTGGGGCAAGGGCGCTTAATCCGTATCTATGATGATTTATTTAATAATTTAGGGCAGCCCATCGCCCAAATTTTGCTTACCCGTCATGATTTTAAGGAAAGAAGTAGTTACGTCAATGCTAGTAACACTTTTCGGGCTTTATTGGATTTGGGAGTAATCCCCGTGGTAAATGAAAATGATACCGTGGCAACCGATGAGTTAAAATTCGGTGATAATGATACCCTCTCGGCTTTAGTGGCTAGTTTAGTGGATGCTGATTGGTTGTTTTTATTGACCGATGTTGATAAACTATATTCTGCTGACCCTCGTTTAGTGCCTTCTGCTACTCCCATTGATTTGGTGGCAAGGCATGAGTTATCTAATTTAGATATTGATGTGGGTGATAGTGGCACCAATTGGGGCACAGGGGGCATGGTTACTAAAATTACCGCCGCTCGTATCGCTACAGGGGCAGGGGTGACAACGGTTATCACCAATGGTAAGAATCCTACTAATATCCTTGATATTTTAGCAGGAAGGGCGATCGGTACTCGTTTTGAACCTCAACCACGTCCAGAAAATGCCCGTAAGCGTTGGATTATTAATGGTTTAGTTTCTAAGGGCAAAATATATCTTGACAATGGGGCAACTAAGGCTATTTGTGAGCAAGGAAAATCCCTTTTATCCGCAGGAATTTTAGCCATTGAGGGTGATTTTAATAGTGCTGATGCAGTGGATTTATATGCCCCTGATAATTTGCCTGTGGCACGGGGTATCGTTAATTATAGTAGTAATGAATTACAGCTAATTAAGGGTAAAAAGTCTCAAAAAATTTATGAAATACTTGGTTATGAGGGAGCACAGACAGTTATCCATCGAGATAATTTAGTCGTTATTGATTAA